In Candidatus Zixiibacteriota bacterium, a genomic segment contains:
- a CDS encoding lysophospholipid acyltransferase family protein: protein MIRSLRFRLEWTALWLLKLVAHALPERLSWWVGGMAGRIVGRLWRRRRRIAHGNLSRAFPEWNSDRVEHVVKATFNNLGRTTFEILRLGRQTQETILSRIDPEGVQHFERVIAQGRGALLLTGHFGNWELLGAWVCAQGFPLDVVVKPARNPWADRFYNDLRLRAGMGVIHTQVATLGIARALQARRFVAILADQYAGAEGIEVEFFGRMVSTPRGPAALALRFRCPVLTGCLVREAHGRFTLVIDGPIELPQTGDAEQDLVAVTQEYTRRLEQHVRRHPEQWLWTHRRWRD from the coding sequence ATGATCCGTTCACTGCGATTTCGCTTGGAATGGACGGCACTGTGGCTACTCAAGCTGGTCGCCCATGCGCTCCCGGAACGACTATCGTGGTGGGTCGGCGGCATGGCGGGGAGGATCGTCGGCCGACTCTGGCGACGGCGTCGGCGAATCGCCCATGGCAACTTAAGTCGGGCGTTTCCCGAATGGAATTCGGACCGCGTTGAGCACGTTGTCAAAGCGACATTCAACAACCTTGGGCGCACGACCTTCGAAATCCTGCGTTTGGGTCGCCAGACACAGGAAACGATCTTGTCTCGAATCGACCCGGAGGGCGTTCAGCACTTCGAACGGGTCATCGCGCAGGGGCGGGGTGCGTTGCTGCTGACTGGGCATTTCGGCAACTGGGAACTTTTGGGGGCATGGGTGTGTGCGCAGGGGTTTCCTCTGGATGTCGTGGTCAAGCCCGCGCGCAACCCGTGGGCCGACCGGTTCTACAACGATCTGCGCCTCCGGGCCGGAATGGGGGTCATCCACACGCAGGTGGCGACCTTGGGGATTGCCCGCGCGTTGCAGGCCAGGCGTTTCGTCGCGATTCTCGCCGACCAGTATGCCGGCGCGGAGGGTATTGAGGTGGAGTTTTTCGGTCGGATGGTCTCGACACCGCGTGGTCCGGCGGCATTGGCACTGCGGTTTCGGTGTCCCGTTCTCACCGGATGTCTGGTACGTGAGGCCCATGGGCGCTTCACGCTTGTGATCGACGGTCCGATTGAGCTTCCGCAGACGGGTGATGCGGAGCAGGACCTTGTCGCCGTCACACAGGAATACACCCGTCGTTTGGAACAGCACGTCCGTCGGCACCCGGAGCAATGGCTGTGGACGCACCGTCGCTGGCGGGATTAG
- the waaF gene encoding lipopolysaccharide heptosyltransferase II, which translates to MSQSILARSPNWVGDAVMSLPFFASLKKNAPDANVVCLTRSHLVPLYADAEGVDRVIILDESAGRSGLRSQWRNAGALRRERFDMVFCLPPSFGSALMLWMARINERVGHAADGRRWLLTRSLPYGRNGHRPHRTDGYLALLDLIWPGSEKVRALSFRAGKHVQDRVSRLWQQSGPVDFELVLAVGPGAAQPNKLWPDERFAALARRWIESTGGAVVLVGGPAERELCTRVARAVDKPAVFDFSGVGDLAFSAEIIRRSDMCVANDSGLSHLAAAVGTPTVVISGPGDPAEVAPYTPIAVTVKKPVFCSPCYRNDCWRRDLPLECQMLVTVDDVWNALVALHARSGGGGSEPRTIDA; encoded by the coding sequence ATGAGCCAGTCCATCCTCGCGCGATCTCCCAACTGGGTTGGCGATGCGGTGATGTCGCTCCCGTTCTTCGCGTCCTTGAAGAAGAACGCGCCCGACGCCAATGTCGTCTGCCTGACCCGGTCACATCTTGTCCCCCTCTACGCGGACGCCGAGGGTGTGGATCGGGTGATCATCCTCGACGAGTCTGCCGGTCGAAGTGGGTTGCGGTCCCAGTGGCGCAATGCCGGTGCGCTGCGAAGAGAGCGCTTCGATATGGTCTTCTGCCTCCCACCGTCGTTCGGCTCGGCCCTGATGCTCTGGATGGCGAGAATCAACGAGCGCGTCGGCCACGCTGCCGATGGGCGACGTTGGCTGCTGACACGGTCGCTTCCCTATGGCCGAAATGGTCATCGCCCACATCGGACGGATGGGTATCTGGCGCTCCTCGATCTGATTTGGCCGGGGAGCGAGAAAGTGCGGGCCCTTTCTTTTCGAGCGGGCAAGCACGTACAGGATAGAGTCTCTCGACTCTGGCAGCAATCCGGTCCCGTCGACTTCGAGTTGGTTCTGGCCGTCGGTCCCGGCGCTGCACAGCCGAACAAGCTCTGGCCGGACGAGCGCTTCGCCGCCCTGGCACGCCGTTGGATCGAATCCACCGGCGGGGCCGTGGTTCTCGTCGGCGGTCCCGCCGAGAGGGAACTCTGCACCCGTGTGGCGCGCGCCGTCGACAAACCGGCGGTGTTCGACTTCTCCGGGGTGGGTGATCTGGCGTTTTCCGCAGAGATCATCCGCCGTTCGGACATGTGTGTTGCGAATGACTCTGGTCTTTCGCACCTCGCCGCGGCCGTCGGTACACCGACCGTCGTGATCTCCGGCCCCGGCGATCCCGCTGAGGTCGCACCGTACACCCCCATTGCCGTCACCGTGAAGAAGCCGGTGTTCTGCTCTCCCTGCTATCGCAACGACTGCTGGCGTCGCGATCTGCCGCTCGAATGCCAGATGCTCGTCACTGTGGACGACGTCTGGAACGCACTCGTGGCACTGCATGCCCGCTCCGGTGGGGGCGGTTCTGAGCCCCGTACGATCGATGCTTAG
- a CDS encoding sigma-70 family RNA polymerase sigma factor — MAESDERLIRDALAGDQSAYRELLARHRQSIYHVIFKIVRNPDEAADLVQETFMKAFGSLASYRFEYRFSTWLYKIAANSAIDHLRKKRIEALSLDKPVPTHDGEVALEIPDWSHSPEEDLFRKRRAVTIGEAIEALPSKYREVIILRHQQDRSYEEIAVQLNIPVGTVKARIFRARELLKKKLKGLVS, encoded by the coding sequence GTGGCCGAATCGGACGAACGCCTGATCAGAGATGCCCTGGCGGGGGACCAGAGTGCGTACAGGGAGCTTCTGGCTCGCCACCGACAGTCGATCTACCACGTCATCTTCAAGATCGTGCGTAACCCGGACGAGGCGGCCGACCTGGTTCAAGAGACATTCATGAAGGCCTTCGGGTCGCTGGCCTCGTACCGGTTCGAATACCGGTTCTCAACCTGGCTCTACAAGATCGCCGCCAACAGCGCCATCGATCATCTGCGCAAGAAGCGCATCGAGGCGTTGTCGTTGGACAAGCCGGTGCCGACCCACGACGGCGAGGTCGCCTTGGAGATTCCCGACTGGTCCCACAGCCCGGAAGAAGATCTGTTTCGCAAGCGTCGGGCTGTCACGATCGGGGAGGCAATCGAGGCTCTACCCTCGAAGTACCGGGAAGTCATCATCTTGCGCCACCAGCAGGACAGGTCGTACGAGGAAATCGCGGTGCAGCTCAATATCCCGGTCGGCACGGTCAAGGCACGGATTTTCCGAGCGCGCGAGCTGCTGAAGAAGAAACTGAAGGGTCTGGTGTCATGA
- a CDS encoding AsmA family protein: MKRSLRILILVVGVLVFLAVLAIIVAKFVFTKQRILALLSPRIEAMLHRPVRIDDAGITFWGGIGVRLTGITIGNRPGFSQQPFLSVEALDVKARFWPLLVGRAEVDHVRMEHPAVTIEYDAMGGSNLDGLLATSTSTPGEPAQVADSLAASRLFVQHVIIAGGRFSLRDARVPRRLDAGGLNVDLRLSPPVESQELPFAIGVSFDSLEFVQKDRHWSITSGDPRCLLSGEWNRRSGSLRADSLALRWWGVTVLAQGSMRSNPGLREIEVNARLLPTPVQDILPEIQRLRPMPLLAGLEATAQGSAEATFVWPLPQGRLPEWRMVLDLSDLAWTLPGNPPPMTASRVELRGGGQTISWAVTAGRFGDGTFATTGTVDQVFTGQRTLSGRLEADMPVSGLEALMPSAHGLSTAGRIKADITGFADLAAWQTAQFTGHLTSDRLAVTDTAWTVDSVAAALDIELAGADIAIRRCDWRAGDSHGAMTGQIADVVPCVLSRFKSPDVPRAELTITCGRLDLDQMIGEEPPPSDVGSAVAVALAVPPVVANGEVSSDTVIYSGLTLTQVRSQLQLKNNVLILDPIDGEVLGGHLLGSLVWDISTWPDPVFRTSLRADSIETNDLLARYFGWAGGVFGQAAFQGEFSGHGRYARDILPALTAAGSLDLSSGRLEAAPLLAKIGEQIGIKGLDRPRSIRDLGLPFRIASGQIITDRLTFTTDEAQYSATGSFGFDHTLDYKVKITPCESAGMPRSLAGAGVKFDLGGTVAEPIVRVDLRETGQTVLKNLREAASDTLRKGIDKALKNLLKGPKP; this comes from the coding sequence ATGAAACGCTCGCTGCGCATCCTCATCCTCGTTGTCGGCGTCCTGGTATTTCTGGCGGTGCTGGCGATCATCGTCGCCAAGTTCGTCTTCACCAAGCAGCGCATCCTGGCCCTGTTGTCGCCTCGCATCGAGGCGATGCTCCATCGCCCCGTGCGCATCGATGACGCCGGGATCACGTTCTGGGGCGGGATCGGTGTGCGGTTGACCGGGATCACGATCGGCAATCGGCCCGGATTCTCACAACAGCCGTTTCTGAGCGTGGAGGCCTTGGACGTCAAGGCGAGGTTCTGGCCGCTTCTGGTCGGACGGGCCGAGGTTGATCACGTGCGCATGGAGCATCCTGCGGTCACTATCGAGTATGACGCCATGGGGGGATCGAACCTCGATGGTCTGTTAGCCACATCAACATCGACGCCGGGCGAACCCGCTCAAGTGGCCGACAGCCTCGCGGCCTCCCGGCTCTTCGTTCAGCACGTCATCATTGCCGGAGGGCGATTCTCGCTCCGTGACGCCCGTGTGCCGCGACGGCTCGACGCGGGTGGCTTGAACGTGGATCTGCGTCTATCGCCGCCTGTGGAGTCGCAGGAGTTGCCCTTCGCCATTGGGGTGAGTTTCGATTCGCTGGAGTTTGTGCAGAAAGACCGCCATTGGTCGATCACCAGCGGCGATCCCAGGTGTCTTCTGTCGGGCGAGTGGAATCGGCGTTCGGGATCGCTGCGCGCCGACTCCCTGGCGCTCCGATGGTGGGGCGTCACCGTTCTTGCACAGGGCTCGATGCGTTCCAATCCGGGACTTCGGGAAATCGAAGTAAACGCACGCCTGCTGCCGACGCCAGTTCAGGACATACTCCCGGAAATCCAGCGCTTGCGTCCGATGCCGCTGCTGGCCGGATTGGAGGCTACGGCGCAAGGATCCGCCGAGGCGACCTTCGTCTGGCCATTGCCGCAAGGACGGCTGCCGGAATGGCGGATGGTCCTCGACCTATCAGATCTCGCATGGACGCTTCCTGGGAATCCACCTCCCATGACTGCGTCCCGAGTCGAATTGCGCGGCGGCGGCCAGACAATCTCCTGGGCCGTCACGGCCGGTCGGTTTGGTGATGGCACCTTCGCAACCACGGGGACCGTCGACCAAGTGTTCACGGGCCAGCGCACTTTGTCAGGACGGTTGGAGGCCGACATGCCGGTCTCGGGGCTGGAAGCCCTGATGCCAAGTGCCCACGGGCTGTCGACGGCGGGCCGAATCAAGGCCGACATCACCGGGTTTGCCGACCTTGCGGCATGGCAGACGGCTCAATTCACAGGCCACCTGACTTCGGATCGGCTCGCGGTCACCGACACAGCGTGGACTGTCGACTCGGTCGCGGCGGCCCTCGACATCGAACTGGCGGGGGCTGACATCGCCATCCGGCGTTGCGACTGGCGTGCCGGGGATTCCCATGGGGCGATGACCGGGCAGATCGCCGATGTGGTCCCGTGTGTGCTGTCGCGATTCAAGTCGCCCGATGTGCCGCGCGCCGAATTGACGATCACATGCGGCCGCCTCGATTTGGACCAGATGATCGGTGAAGAGCCGCCGCCCTCGGATGTCGGCAGTGCCGTCGCCGTTGCCCTGGCGGTTCCTCCGGTCGTCGCCAATGGGGAGGTGTCCAGCGACACGGTCATCTACTCCGGCCTGACGCTGACACAGGTTCGCTCTCAACTCCAACTGAAGAACAACGTGTTGATTCTGGATCCGATCGACGGAGAGGTTCTCGGAGGGCATTTGTTGGGATCCTTAGTGTGGGACATCTCGACGTGGCCCGATCCGGTTTTTCGCACTTCGCTGCGGGCCGATTCGATCGAAACGAATGATCTGCTGGCGCGTTACTTCGGTTGGGCCGGCGGCGTCTTCGGACAGGCGGCCTTCCAAGGCGAGTTCTCCGGTCATGGGCGATATGCCCGCGACATTTTGCCCGCTCTCACAGCCGCCGGTTCACTCGACCTGAGTTCGGGGCGTCTTGAGGCCGCGCCGCTCTTGGCCAAGATCGGCGAGCAGATCGGGATCAAAGGGTTGGATCGTCCGCGATCGATCCGCGACTTGGGGCTGCCGTTCCGGATCGCCTCGGGACAGATCATCACCGATCGGCTCACGTTCACCACCGATGAAGCGCAGTACTCCGCGACAGGATCATTCGGTTTCGACCACACACTCGACTACAAGGTCAAGATCACCCCGTGCGAATCCGCAGGGATGCCGCGTTCCCTCGCGGGAGCCGGTGTGAAGTTCGATCTCGGCGGCACCGTTGCCGAGCCGATTGTACGCGTCGATCTGCGGGAGACAGGCCAGACGGTGTTGAAGAACCTCCGTGAGGCCGCGTCGGACACGCTCAGAAAGGGGATCGACAAGGCCCTCAAGAATCTCCTGAAAGGTCCCAAGCCGTAA
- a CDS encoding M23 family metallopeptidase yields the protein MTAATLLIIGFFVSMGLATYGLNKADQHQDQAAENAALKAALVDISTDVTVLRQQLKRLEDAEKSVRLVFGFPEIDPTVRALGTGGSVAPAEPPQNETDRMIYAIETEVAGLLRRSEFERENYESVMRSLMGRKNQLDHTPSIYPINGRLARGYGYKADPFTNQIRMHTGLDLAAPIGTPIFAPAAGTVILCERQSHYGNFIAINHGYGIETCYGHLSRFAVKPHDVVRRGDIIGYVGSSGYSTGPHVHYEVVLNGRPVDPMGYIYDRAPQADVSSASGEKKKS from the coding sequence TTGACTGCCGCAACGCTCCTCATCATCGGGTTCTTTGTTTCCATGGGGCTGGCCACCTATGGCTTGAACAAGGCGGACCAGCATCAGGATCAGGCGGCAGAGAACGCGGCGCTCAAGGCCGCGCTGGTGGACATCAGTACCGACGTCACAGTGCTGCGCCAACAGCTCAAGCGCCTGGAGGATGCCGAGAAATCTGTGCGTCTTGTCTTTGGGTTTCCGGAAATCGATCCGACAGTCCGCGCTCTCGGGACCGGGGGCTCGGTCGCCCCTGCTGAACCGCCGCAGAACGAAACCGACCGGATGATCTACGCGATCGAGACCGAGGTCGCCGGTCTGTTGCGGCGCAGCGAGTTCGAACGTGAGAACTACGAGTCGGTCATGCGTAGTCTCATGGGGCGCAAGAACCAGCTCGACCACACACCCTCGATCTACCCGATCAACGGTCGTCTGGCACGCGGGTACGGCTACAAAGCCGACCCGTTCACCAACCAGATACGCATGCATACCGGGCTCGATCTGGCCGCCCCGATCGGGACGCCGATCTTCGCGCCGGCAGCGGGGACTGTAATTCTCTGCGAACGGCAGTCCCACTACGGCAACTTCATCGCCATTAACCACGGCTACGGGATCGAGACCTGCTATGGTCATCTCAGCCGCTTCGCCGTCAAGCCGCACGATGTCGTCCGCCGCGGCGACATCATCGGTTATGTGGGCAGCAGCGGCTATTCGACGGGTCCCCACGTGCACTATGAGGTCGTGCTGAACGGCCGACCGGTGGACCCGATGGGGTACATCTATGACCGGGCGCCGCAGGCCGATGTGTCGTCGGCCTCAGGCGAAAAGAAGAAGTCTTAG
- a CDS encoding sigma-70 family RNA polymerase sigma factor codes for MPKRRTIDRPRRRRVRRKDAVTGTAVGPKSIAEPSLDGKDLGSDKDETEVREIIRQIQQGRTHLFKMLIDRYRAQVAGIAYKMVGDYDDAKDISQMVFVKTFYNIQRFDLTKRFSTWLYRIAVNASIDYIRKFKKHKFEELEDVNEPGSSSVTPEQAFQLKELREFVLQAAQRLNEKQHTAFVLKDLEGKDIDEIAEIMGMPQATVRWYLHRARKKLRSDLRRRFGPILSKMGIGEGG; via the coding sequence ATGCCCAAACGTAGAACCATCGACCGGCCGAGACGCAGACGGGTGCGGCGGAAGGACGCAGTGACCGGCACGGCGGTGGGCCCGAAGTCGATCGCCGAGCCGTCGCTGGACGGGAAAGATCTCGGCTCCGACAAGGACGAAACAGAAGTTCGCGAGATCATTCGACAGATCCAACAGGGCAGGACCCACCTCTTCAAGATGCTGATCGACCGCTACCGCGCCCAAGTGGCGGGAATCGCCTACAAGATGGTCGGCGACTATGACGACGCCAAAGACATCTCGCAGATGGTGTTCGTCAAGACCTTCTACAACATCCAGCGCTTCGATCTGACCAAGCGCTTCTCCACTTGGCTCTATCGCATCGCCGTCAACGCCTCCATCGACTACATCCGCAAGTTCAAGAAGCACAAGTTCGAGGAGCTGGAGGATGTCAACGAGCCGGGCAGCTCTTCGGTAACCCCGGAGCAGGCCTTTCAGTTGAAGGAACTGCGCGAATTTGTCCTGCAGGCGGCGCAACGGCTCAATGAGAAGCAGCACACCGCCTTTGTCCTCAAGGACCTCGAGGGGAAGGACATCGACGAGATCGCCGAAATTATGGGGATGCCCCAAGCCACGGTCCGCTGGTACCTCCACCGCGCCCGCAAGAAACTCCGCAGCGACCTGCGCCGCCGCTTCGGCCCGATTCTCAGCAAGATGGGGATCGGGGAGGGAGGCTGA
- a CDS encoding metal-dependent hydrolase, with the protein MPTVQYLSHSCFLVVAGGKTLLIDPFFTGNPKAPQGTDKIKPDYLLLTHGHGDHLGDGLEIAKRSGAVIIAPNELAVWCENKGAKVHPMHIGGGHDFDFGRVKLTIAHHGSAAGPGPNGWEYTGNPCGFLITAEGKTLYHAGDTGIFYDMKLIGEMHPIDLALLPIGDNFTMGVSDAIKAVELLRPRHVVPMHYDTFDLIKADPQVFADGASRHGAKVTIMKIGERLGY; encoded by the coding sequence ATGCCGACGGTACAGTATCTCTCGCATTCCTGCTTCCTCGTCGTGGCGGGGGGGAAGACGCTCCTCATTGATCCGTTTTTCACGGGGAATCCCAAGGCGCCGCAGGGCACCGACAAGATCAAACCCGATTACCTCCTGCTGACTCACGGTCATGGCGATCACTTGGGTGATGGTTTGGAGATCGCCAAGAGATCCGGGGCGGTGATCATCGCCCCGAACGAACTGGCGGTCTGGTGCGAGAACAAAGGAGCCAAGGTGCATCCGATGCACATCGGCGGCGGCCATGACTTCGACTTCGGGCGGGTCAAATTGACGATCGCTCATCACGGTTCCGCCGCGGGGCCGGGTCCCAATGGCTGGGAATACACCGGCAATCCATGCGGGTTCCTAATCACCGCCGAGGGGAAGACACTGTATCATGCCGGGGACACCGGGATCTTCTACGACATGAAGTTGATCGGCGAGATGCACCCGATCGATCTGGCCCTTCTGCCGATCGGCGACAACTTCACGATGGGTGTCAGCGATGCGATCAAGGCGGTGGAGTTGTTGCGCCCCCGGCATGTAGTGCCGATGCACTACGACACGTTCGATCTGATCAAGGCCGATCCACAGGTCTTCGCCGATGGCGCGTCCCGGCACGGCGCCAAGGTGACCATCATGAAGATCGGCGAGCGACTGGGGTATTGA
- a CDS encoding TldD/PmbA family protein has product MKDRLLTTIDFLKSRGVTYADIRYVRTTTENIKLTNETVDTLSRDLDQGFGIRVLADGAWGFASSAICTLGEMRKVAGRALAIAKASALVKTHDVTLAPLVPATGRFETPVTLDPFKVPLSKKLELLSFVNRVLRRDRKIQVAEASMDFFRTEKIFASTEGALIEQVLTESGAGYTATAVDSGEVQRRSYPNSHRGDYGTGGYELIERMNLKDEAERVREEAVALLTAPVCPSGSRDIVIGASQMALQVHESCGHPAELDRVLGTEVSLAGGSFLTVDQLGKLRYGSRLVNIVADATTPEGLGTFGYDDEGVPAQRTDLVREGVFVGYLTSRETAPVIDRTSNGTMRADRWNRIPLIRMTNINLEPGSVSFDDLLADSDGALFLDTNNSWSIDDRRLNFQFGVEAAWEIKGGRKGQLYKNALYTGITPEFWNACDAICNRDHWHVWGVPNCGKGQPMQVARVAHGAAPARFRQITVGVSR; this is encoded by the coding sequence ATGAAGGATCGACTACTCACCACAATCGACTTCTTGAAGTCCCGGGGCGTCACCTATGCCGACATCCGGTATGTCCGCACAACCACCGAGAACATCAAACTCACCAATGAGACGGTGGACACGCTCTCTCGTGATCTCGATCAGGGATTCGGCATCCGGGTCCTCGCCGACGGTGCCTGGGGGTTTGCGTCCTCGGCGATCTGCACGCTGGGGGAGATGCGCAAGGTCGCCGGTCGGGCACTGGCGATTGCCAAGGCCAGCGCCCTGGTCAAGACACACGACGTGACGCTCGCGCCCCTGGTGCCTGCCACCGGACGTTTCGAAACGCCGGTGACGCTCGATCCGTTCAAGGTTCCGCTGTCGAAAAAGCTCGAGCTTCTCTCCTTCGTCAACCGCGTGTTGCGCCGGGATCGCAAGATCCAAGTTGCCGAAGCGTCGATGGACTTTTTCCGTACTGAGAAGATCTTCGCCTCAACTGAGGGTGCCCTGATCGAACAGGTGCTGACCGAATCGGGAGCGGGGTATACCGCCACCGCGGTCGACTCGGGAGAGGTTCAGCGACGCTCCTATCCCAACTCGCACCGCGGCGACTATGGGACCGGCGGATACGAGTTGATCGAGCGCATGAATCTGAAGGACGAGGCGGAGCGCGTCCGCGAGGAGGCGGTTGCCCTTCTGACCGCGCCGGTCTGCCCGTCGGGCTCGCGCGACATCGTCATCGGCGCCTCGCAGATGGCCTTGCAGGTGCATGAATCCTGCGGTCACCCGGCCGAGCTTGATCGCGTGCTCGGAACCGAGGTCTCGCTGGCCGGCGGGAGCTTTCTGACCGTCGATCAACTGGGGAAACTCCGCTACGGCTCCCGGCTGGTGAACATCGTCGCGGACGCCACCACGCCGGAGGGGCTGGGGACATTCGGATACGATGACGAAGGTGTGCCGGCCCAGAGAACCGATCTGGTCCGCGAAGGGGTCTTTGTCGGTTACCTGACGTCGCGCGAGACGGCGCCGGTGATCGATCGGACCTCGAACGGTACGATGCGCGCCGACCGTTGGAATCGGATTCCATTGATTCGCATGACCAATATCAACTTGGAGCCGGGGTCGGTCTCCTTCGATGATCTTCTCGCCGATTCCGACGGGGCGTTGTTCCTCGACACCAACAACTCGTGGTCGATCGATGACCGCCGCTTGAATTTCCAGTTCGGCGTCGAGGCGGCGTGGGAGATCAAAGGCGGACGCAAAGGACAACTATATAAGAACGCTCTCTACACCGGGATCACGCCGGAGTTCTGGAACGCCTGCGACGCGATCTGCAACCGCGATCACTGGCATGTGTGGGGTGTTCCCAACTGCGGCAAAGGGCAGCCGATGCAGGTGGCGCGGGTCGCGCATGGCGCCGCCCCGGCGCGTTTTCGCCAGATCACCGTGGGGGTGAGCCGATGA
- a CDS encoding TldD/PmbA family protein — translation MIGKDKIVTLLGDTLALKLADQGEAVFVGSESGLTRFANSIIHQNVAETQSKVFFRVAMGRKLGVASTNSLSRGDLKAAYRAAIKIAKAQKENPHFESLPGPATYPDVSTFFSETAKFTPRSRGLKVKSIVQVASRRGCTVAGSLTTGTGEVAVVNTRGVAAYQPLTSASLSVIAMTKNSSGYAEGLSRDVGALDVRAVAGAAVDKAVACADPETLSPGEYEVVLEPAAVAALMEWVNYIGFGSKAMLDGTSFMCNRIGQRITGEEISIHDDGTDPAGVAMPFDFEGVPKRRVELITAGVAKGVVYDSLTASRGKTVSTGHALTPDSSGEGALALNLFVAPGDSSLPQMIAGVGDGLLVTRFHYINGFLDTPHAVLTGMTRDGLMRIKDGRLQGGVKNLRFTDSMLRAFGTVKALSAQRQCINAWWDSLGCITAPAVHLGSFRFSGQTGF, via the coding sequence ATGATCGGCAAAGACAAGATTGTCACGCTATTGGGCGACACATTGGCGCTCAAACTGGCCGATCAGGGCGAAGCTGTCTTCGTCGGCTCCGAGTCGGGGCTGACACGATTCGCCAATTCCATCATCCACCAGAACGTCGCTGAGACGCAAAGCAAAGTGTTCTTCCGCGTCGCCATGGGCCGGAAGCTCGGTGTGGCATCGACCAACTCCCTGTCACGCGGCGACTTGAAAGCGGCCTATCGAGCGGCGATCAAGATTGCCAAGGCGCAGAAGGAGAATCCGCACTTTGAGTCCTTGCCGGGACCGGCGACATATCCGGACGTCTCCACCTTCTTCAGTGAAACGGCGAAGTTCACGCCACGTTCCCGTGGGCTCAAAGTGAAAAGCATTGTCCAAGTAGCGTCACGGCGGGGGTGCACGGTCGCCGGATCGTTGACCACAGGGACGGGCGAAGTCGCGGTCGTCAACACGCGCGGCGTCGCGGCGTATCAGCCGCTCACCTCGGCATCGCTGTCGGTGATCGCCATGACGAAGAACTCTTCGGGGTATGCCGAGGGTCTCTCCCGCGACGTCGGTGCGCTCGACGTGCGCGCCGTGGCCGGGGCAGCGGTGGACAAGGCGGTCGCCTGTGCCGACCCCGAGACTCTATCTCCCGGCGAGTACGAGGTCGTGCTCGAACCGGCGGCGGTGGCTGCACTCATGGAGTGGGTCAACTACATCGGCTTTGGCTCGAAGGCGATGCTCGACGGCACCTCCTTCATGTGCAACAGGATTGGACAGAGAATCACCGGGGAAGAGATCAGCATCCACGACGATGGTACCGACCCCGCAGGCGTGGCAATGCCGTTTGACTTCGAGGGTGTGCCGAAACGGCGGGTGGAGCTGATCACGGCCGGTGTGGCCAAAGGAGTCGTCTACGATTCCCTCACAGCGTCCCGGGGAAAGACGGTGTCTACCGGTCATGCGCTGACACCGGACAGTTCCGGCGAAGGCGCTCTGGCGCTGAATCTGTTTGTGGCCCCAGGCGATTCCTCGTTGCCGCAGATGATCGCCGGTGTCGGCGACGGGCTTCTGGTGACCCGGTTTCACTACATCAACGGCTTCCTGGACACGCCGCATGCCGTGCTGACGGGCATGACGCGGGACGGCCTGATGCGGATCAAGGACGGGCGTTTGCAGGGGGGCGTGAAGAACCTGCGTTTCACAGACAGCATGCTGAGGGCGTTTGGCACGGTGAAAGCGCTGTCGGCCCAGCGGCAGTGCATCAACGCCTGGTGGGATTCACTGGGGTGCATCACCGCGCCGGCCGTGCACTTGGGATCGTTCCGTTTTTCCGGCCAGACCGGGTTCTGA